One segment of uncultured Jannaschia sp. DNA contains the following:
- a CDS encoding zinc-finger domain-containing protein: protein MTTGTPRSPSGPHDLPPPEVETVSVLRVACDGGEGALGHPRVWLTIDPAIGHVECGYCDKRFVLDGDGH from the coding sequence ATGACGACCGGCACCCCGCGCTCCCCTTCCGGCCCGCACGATCTGCCCCCGCCGGAGGTCGAGACGGTCTCGGTCCTGCGCGTCGCCTGCGACGGCGGCGAAGGGGCGCTGGGCCACCCACGCGTCTGGCTGACCATCGACCCGGCCATCGGTCATGTCGAATGCGGCTATTGCGACAAGCGATTCGTGCTGGACGGCGACGGCCACTGA